The following coding sequences lie in one Zingiber officinale cultivar Zhangliang chromosome 2B, Zo_v1.1, whole genome shotgun sequence genomic window:
- the LOC122049504 gene encoding nudix hydrolase 16, mitochondrial-like codes for MCDLVARTGRHQQRYEAGCRLVAGCIPFRYRNCDDTSDDKLDKEVEVLMINSPSGPGLLFPKGGWENDETVEEAAAREALEEAGVRGDIVSFLGDYFFKSKTLQDEFSPEGLCKAAVFAMQVKEELESWPEQSTRHKSWVTLSEAMEQCRHPWMRVALSDGFSKWHDGILSRPDAETTPNDES; via the exons ATGTGCGATTTGGTGGCCCGCACCGGTCGACATCAGCAGCGATACGAGGCCGGTTGTCGCCTTGTTGCCGG GTGTATTCCATTTCGTTATCGGAACTGTGATGATACTTCAGATGATAAGCTTGACAAGGAAGTTGAAGTTCTTATGATAAACTCACCCAGTGGACCAGGGCTTCTGTTTCCAAAG GGAGGATGGGAGAATGATGAAACAGTTGAAGAGGCAGCCGCAAGGGAGGCTCTTGAAGAAGCAGGAGTGAGAGGAGATATAGTG TCATTTTTGGGGGACTATTTCTTCAAAAGCAAAACCCTGCAAGATGAATTCAGCCCCGAAGGTTTGTGCAAAGCGGCTGTTTTTGCAATGCAAGTGAAGGAGGAGCTCGAATCATGGCCAGAGCAAAGCACCCGCCACAAATCATGGGTTACCTTATCCGAAGCTATGGAGCAATGTAGGCATCCTTGGATGCGGGTTGCTCTTAGTGACGGTTTCTCAAAATGGCATGACGGTATCCTAAGTAGACCTGATGCCGAAACCACTCCTAACGACGAAAGTTGA